In a genomic window of Nocardiopsis mwathae:
- a CDS encoding type I-E CRISPR-associated protein Cas6/Cse3/CasE produces the protein MSYDGRLIVTDPAAFTAALKEGIGRAKAYGCGLLSLAPDRPRPGMS, from the coding sequence GTGTCCTACGACGGTCGCCTCATCGTCACCGATCCGGCGGCCTTCACCGCAGCACTGAAGGAAGGCATCGGGCGTGCAAAGGCCTACGGCTGTGGCCTCCTCAGCCTGGCGCCCGACCGTCCTCGCCCGGGGATGAGCTGA
- a CDS encoding ATP-binding cassette domain-containing protein, translated as MIRTVQLTKSFGERTLWRDVDLEVSTGKMLALVGPSGSGKTTLLNCLGLLEQPSGGDILHDGKRLTRLGAGGRRRFRRAHLGYLFQNYALMENATIKQNLDVAGRDQQLQSRALERVGLAGREREKVHRMSGGEQQRIALARLMVKKPSLVLADEPTGALDEDNGRMVIDTLRQMADEGCAVVVATHNDDVRDACDEVFDVHTQRLAVVG; from the coding sequence ATGATCCGCACCGTCCAGCTGACCAAGTCCTTCGGTGAGCGCACACTGTGGCGGGACGTCGACCTCGAAGTCTCCACCGGGAAGATGCTCGCCCTCGTAGGCCCTTCCGGCTCGGGCAAGACCACCCTGCTCAACTGCCTCGGGCTGCTGGAGCAGCCGAGCGGCGGCGACATTCTCCACGACGGGAAGCGACTCACCCGCCTGGGCGCAGGGGGACGACGCCGCTTCCGCCGCGCCCACCTGGGCTATCTGTTCCAGAACTACGCGTTGATGGAGAACGCCACCATCAAGCAGAACCTGGACGTGGCCGGGCGCGACCAGCAGCTCCAGTCCCGGGCACTGGAGCGCGTGGGCCTGGCCGGGCGCGAGCGGGAGAAGGTCCACCGCATGTCCGGCGGTGAGCAGCAGCGCATCGCCTTGGCCCGCCTCATGGTCAAGAAGCCCTCGCTGGTCCTGGCCGACGAGCCGACCGGTGCACTGGACGAGGACAATGGGCGCATGGTCATCGACACGCTGCGCCAAATGGCCGACGAGGGGTGCGCGGTGGTGGTCGCCACCCACAACGACGACGTACGCGACGCCTGCGATGAGGTGTTCGACGTGCACACCCAGCGCCTCGCCGTAGTCGGGTAG